One genomic region from Sphingobacterium multivorum encodes:
- a CDS encoding helix-turn-helix domain-containing protein, with protein MAIVVNIDVMLAKRKMQSKELAEQIGITQGNLSVLKTGKAKGIRFETLQAICTVLECQPGDILEFVPD; from the coding sequence ATGGCTATTGTTGTAAATATAGATGTAATGCTGGCCAAACGAAAAATGCAAAGCAAAGAACTTGCAGAACAAATCGGCATTACACAAGGTAATCTTTCGGTATTAAAAACGGGAAAGGCAAAAGGAATACGTTTCGAAACGCTACAAGCGATATGCACTGTATTGGAGTGTCAACCAGGTGATATATTGGAATTCGTACCTGATTAG
- a CDS encoding ABC transporter ATP-binding protein produces the protein MNQLKIQNLSKTYPNGVKAITELSLHIGQGMFGLLGPNGAGKSTLMKIIAGLEQADTGSVVLNDVNILNEPSFIKKQLGYLPQDFGVYPHLSAYQLMHHLAVLKGIKKEGRKEHILDLLARVNLYEFRDKEVHNFSGGMRQRFGIAQAMLGSPQIIIVDEPTAGLDPQERNRFNNLLSEIGEQMIVILSTHLVEDVRSLCAQMAIINNGSLMVNGAPNDFLKSLEGRIWAKTIDKNELRYFNENFHTLSAQLHGGRLDVHIYATKSPGNGFEQIKPDLEDVYFTHLSQIV, from the coding sequence ATGAACCAGTTAAAAATACAGAATCTTTCGAAAACGTATCCTAACGGGGTGAAAGCAATTACGGAGCTTTCATTACATATCGGTCAGGGCATGTTTGGGCTGCTTGGTCCGAATGGAGCTGGAAAATCGACATTAATGAAAATCATTGCTGGTTTAGAACAGGCAGATACCGGTTCCGTTGTATTGAATGATGTCAATATTTTAAATGAGCCCTCTTTTATAAAGAAACAGCTCGGTTACCTACCCCAAGATTTTGGAGTATATCCGCACCTATCGGCTTATCAACTCATGCATCACCTTGCCGTACTTAAAGGAATTAAAAAAGAAGGACGAAAAGAACATATATTAGATTTGCTCGCACGTGTAAATCTTTACGAATTTCGTGACAAAGAAGTTCACAATTTTTCGGGAGGAATGCGGCAACGTTTTGGTATTGCGCAGGCGATGTTGGGTTCGCCACAAATTATCATTGTAGACGAACCCACAGCGGGCCTCGATCCGCAAGAGCGCAATCGTTTCAACAATCTACTTAGTGAAATCGGGGAACAGATGATAGTGATCCTTTCAACACATCTAGTGGAAGATGTGCGAAGCCTCTGTGCTCAAATGGCTATTATCAACAACGGAAGTTTGATGGTCAATGGCGCACCCAACGACTTTTTAAAATCGTTGGAAGGCCGTATTTGGGCAAAAACGATTGACAAAAATGAATTACGTTATTTTAACGAAAATTTTCACACCTTATCAGCCCAATTACACGGGGGGCGTCTAGACGTCCATATTTATGCCACAAAAAGCCCAGGGAATGGTTTTGAGCAAATTAAACCTGATCTTGAAGATGTCTATTTCACACATTTATCTCAAATTGTATAG